The Nitrospiria bacterium genome contains the following window.
GGAAATGTAACGATCCGAGAGCCGAACCGCCTCCGAAACAGCCCCTTCGGAAATTTCAACGCCATGGTGATCCTCATACCGATCCCGTAATCCCTTAATAATTCGGATGGTTTCATCCACTGAAGGAGGATGAACATAGATGGGCTGGAATCTCCTTTTCAAAGCACCGTCCCGTTCAATATATTTCCTATACTCATCAAGCGTGGTGGCACCAATACACTGAATTTCCCCCCGTGCCAAAGCGGGTTTCAACATGTTAGAGGCATCAATGGATCCCTCGGCTGCCCCAGCCCCCACCAACGTGTGAAGTTCATCAATAAAAATGATTATATTTCCAGCGTGGACAATTTCTTTCATTACCACTTTCAAACGTTCCTCAAACTGGCCCCTGTATTTGGTCCCGGCAACAAGGGAACCCAAATCAAGGGCAATCACACGCTGATTTAAAAGATTGTCCGGGACTTCCGAGCCCACAATTCTTTGAGCCAACCCTTCTACAATAGCGGTTTTTCCCACTCCGGACTCCCCAATTAATACCGGATTGTTTTTGGTTCTCCGAGTCAGGATTTGGAGGACGCGCTCAATTTCATCCCCACGTCCGATGACCGGGTCTAAACCATTTTCCGCCGCCAGTTGGGTTAGATCTCGCCCAAATTCATCCAAGGCGGGTGTATTACTTTTCTTATCTTTTTCTCGGGGTGTGCTTTTCTTCAATAGATTAACAGTGAGTTGCCTGGCCGTTAGCAAATTGGCACCTAGGCTTCTCAAAATTTTTCCTCCAATTCCCTCTTCTTCCCTTAAAAGTCCCAATAAAAGATGTTCACTTCCGATATAACTATGGCCTAAAAGCCTGGCTTCCTCCACTGCATACTCAATGACTTTTTTCACGCGAGGAGTAAATGGAATTTCACCAAACGTCATGGTATTACTGCCGCTGGGAAGGTTCCGTTCAATTTCTAATTTTGCTTGTTCAGGAGAAAGCCCCATTTTTTTGAGAACCGCAAGGGCAACGCCATCTCCTTCTCTTAAAACAGCCAAAACAAGATGTTCTGTTCCTAAATAATCATTTTGGTGCCTTTCCGCCTCTTCCCGGGCCAAAATGATTATTTTCCTTCCCTTATCGGTAAATCGTTCGAACATCCAAACCTCCCCACGTTGTGTGTGTGAGTACTCGAACTCCTTTAAATATTTAGTTTTATTTTAACCTCATGCATTATCTATGTCAAGTGCTTTCTGGACCTGAAAAAGGATCTTTCCCGTGTTTTTCCAATAGTTATACCATTTTAATAATTTAAAATAGTGGCTCTTTTCCCCCAGGGAAACCTTGACTTTGATCCTAAATATATGCCAAAAACACGCAACCCCAAAAGGAAAAAGAGGGCATTATGGTTGCAGGATTTCACCAAGAGATTACAAATCTCAAAAATCAAAACCTATTACGAAAGCTCATTTCGATTGAAGGTGAACAAGACACAACCATTTCAATTGGGGGTAAAACGGTCATATCTCTTTCTTCCAATAATTACTTAGGGTTAGCAAATCATCCAGCACTTAAAGCTGTCTCGATTCAGATCATACAAAGCCATGGGGTGGGGGCTGGGGCCTCCCGATTGATTTCAGGCAACTCGATTCTTTATGACCAATTAGAAGAAAAATTATCCTCTTTTAAAAAAGTTCCTTCCTGTCTTGTTTTTAACTCCGGGTACACAGCAAACATCTCTCTAATTCCAACCCTGTCCAAAAACAAGGGCCTCATTTTGGCAGATGAATTCAACCATGCAAGCCTTTTTGAGGGATGCCGACTCAGTTCTGCCTTGTTTCGGATTTACCACCACCGGGATATGGCCCATTTAGAAAAATTACTGAAAAAACATTCTTCTGATAAACCAACACTAATTGTGACAGATGGCGTTTTCAGTATGGACGGGGATCTTGCACCGTTACCCTCTATTTATGATCTGGCTCAAAAATACAACGCCCAAATTTACGTAGATGACGCCCACGGAACAGGGGTTTTGGGACAACATGGACGGGGTACCGTTGAGCATTTTGATTTGGAAGAGAAAATTGAATTTCAAATGGCAACCCTGGGCAAGGCCTTGGGAACATTTGGAGGGTTCTTTACCTGCCAATCGGATACCCGAACTTATTTACTCCAAAAAGCAAAATCCTTAATTTTTACCACTGCCCTTCCGCCCTTTATTTTAGCTGCCTCCACTGTAGCAATAGATTGGATTCAAAACCACCCCGAACTCCGTGAAAAACTTTGGAAAAACCGGGAATATTTCATGGGTGGGTTAAGGTCCTTAGGATTTCACCTGACTGAAAGTGAAACCCCGATTATCCCTATCCTGATTGGGCCCCCGGGTCTCGCTCTAACTTTTTCTCAACGTTTACTGGATAAAGGAATATTTGCCCCTGCCATTCGGCCCCCAACCGTCCCCAAAGGAACCAGTAGAATACGAACCACGATTATGGCCACCCATACCCTGGAGCAAATGGATTTTGTTCTTGATTCTTTTCAAAGCATTGGAAAAGCCATTGGAATTATTAAATAAATGACCTTCCCAGGAAAAGATTCCCAAGTGGTGATCATCACGGGGGCAACCGGTGGCCTGGGATATGCGCTGGCGAAAACCTTTGCCTCCCACGGTTTTTATATTGTGGTTCACTATCTTCATCAAGAAAAGGTAGCAAAAAAACTGGCCGCTCTCATTCAAGAGATGGGAACCCAGGCCCTGGCGGTTCGGGCGGATCTCCAAAACAAAATTGAAATAGCCCAAATGAGTGAAAAAACCCTGAAAAGGTGGGGGAAAATAAACGTTTTGATCAATAATGCAAGCATAGTCTCCGATCAAATGATTTTACATATGACTGAAAAAAATTGGGACCAAGTAATTTCAGTAAATTTAACGGGCACTTTCAAGACCATTCAAGCCATTGCTCCTTCCATGGTAAAACAGAGATTTGGACATATAATTAATATTTCCTCCTATACGGGAGCCCATGGACGATCGGGACAATCCAACTATTCCGCCTCCAAGGCTGGAGTAATGGCTTTGACCAAAACAGCGGCCTTAGAGTTGGGTTCTCATAACATTCTGGTCAACACAGTCATCCCAGGTTTTTTAGAAGTAGGAATGGGAAATAAAATGACTTCTAAACAAATTGAAAACATTAGAAGGGATTTTTTGCTTTCAAAGTCCCCCCCCATTCAAAAGATAACGGAATTTATATATACGGTGGCAATGATGGAAGGGGTCTCGGGACAAATATTCAACCTGGACAGTAGAATTCTGTATTAACCAAAAGATGTATAACATGTATAAAGGCCTTTTCATTACAGGAACGGATACCGGGGTGGGAAAAACCATCGTTACTGCGGGATTAGCCCTGGCCTTGAAAAACACACAACGGAATGTCGGCGTGATGAAACCCATTGCAACCGGTTGTTTTAAAAAAAAAGAAAAGTTTGAATCCCCTGACACACAATTTTTAGTCCAAGCCTCCGGGGTAACAGACCCCCTTTCTCTCATCACCCCTTATTGTTTGAAAACCCCATGCTCCCCATATTGGGCAGCAAAAATTGAAAACCGAAAAATTCGAATCGACCGCATAATAGATGCTTTTTCCCAATTATCCGGAAAACATGAAATAGTTTTAGTGGAAGGCCTGGGGGGGCTAATGGCTCCCATCACCAGAAGAATTCTATTGATTGACTTAGCCAAAATATTAAACCTTCCCATTCTCATCGTATCCCGTTCAACTCTGGGAACCATTAATCATACCCTCCTTTCGATTGCCCAGGCACATCAGAGGGGGGTACCAATTTTGGGCCTCATTTACAACCATCCCCAAAAAAATAAAATGAAACTCCATGAAAGAGTTAATCCACGGATTATTTCCAGCTTTTCGAAAATTAAAAACCTAGGGACAATTCCTTATCTAAAGGATGTTTCAGTCGAGAAAAGAAATTTAAAAGGATTAAAGCGGGGTTTTGAAGAGATGGCCATTGAAATTCTAAAGAACCTGAAAAAACCAGCGAGGGGAAAAACTGGAAAAAATTAAAAAGGAATTTAATGGGATAAATGGGAAAGAGCAAAATGAGCAGCCCCAATTAGGGGAACCCGGGGGTTTAAAATGACATTAACCGGAACTTCCTTCAACATGCTCCGATACCTTCCTTTATCTAAAAAACCTCGCATAAAGACGCCATCCTTAAGCTTAGGTAATATTTTCGGAGCTATTCCTCCTCCCACATAAACACCCCCCACAGTAAACATCTTCAAAGCCAAATTCCCGGCTTCTGCCCCAAAGATGGAACAAAAAAGATTTAGAGTTTTTAGACATAGAGGATCACCTTCCTCCAAAAGCCACTTAGGTAATGGTAGCACTTGGATCCCCTTCTTTAAGTTTATCTCTTATCCATTTGGATTCGTTTATCTGCCCAGTATCACGCAAAAAACGATAAATATTAAAAATCCCAGGTCCCGAAAGAATCCGTTCATAACTCACATGGCCGAATTCGGAAGATAAAAAATGGTAAAGGGCAACCTGAGTCTCTCCTTGAGGTGCAAAATCCGAGTGTCCCCCCTCTGAGGGGATCGGACGGAACCCCTCTCCATCCCAATGAAGAAAGGCCTCGCCTAAACCGGTTCCAGCTGCAATGACTGAAACGTTTCCTTTTTTGACTCCATTATGCCCCAAATTCAGAATTTCTTTTTCATCAGGGGAAAGGAAAAGAACCCCAAATGCCGCAGCTTCCAAATCATTGAGAAGTTTCACTTGGTGAATCCCGAAGTAATCCGAGATCCGGGTCTCTTCCAAAACCCAAGGTAGGTTGGTGGTTTTGGACCTTCCCTCTTGAACCGGACCGGCAACTCCCAAACACACTGATTCCACTTTAGGTGCACCACCTTTCCCAAAAAATTCAGGCAAAATATCTTCAAACCGTAAATATTTCCGGCTCTCAAACTTCACTTCTTTTTCAAGTTGGAGCTTTCCTGAATGATGATGATATAACCTTAAAATGGTCTTTGTCCCCCCAATATCTCCCGCCAGAATCATTACGCATTCGCTCCCAATTAAGTTTAAGTTTTCCCCTGAAATAAAAACCCAAAATTAAAATTCACAAAACCCTCCCGTAAATAAAACAAAAGCCTACAGATTGATTTCTTTAGCTGATTCTTGGAGGAGCTTTAAAAACAGGTGGACTCTTTCCCCAATTTTGGGATAAGACAGAATTCCTGAGATCACTGCAATACCACTAGCTCCAGCGTTCATCACCTCTTCCACATTTTCTAAAGAAATACCCCCAATCGCAAAAATTGGAAATTTCACTTGATCTTGGACTTTGTGAATGATTTTACACCCCAAAGGATGTACCGGTTGCTTGGTTGGACTTTTATATATCGGGCCCAGCCCGATATAGTCAGCACCCCCTTTTTGGGCTTCCAACGCTTGGGTCACATTTCGAACCGTAACCCCAATGATGGCCTTAACCCCCAACTGGATCCGGGCATTTTCTACCGAAGAATCTTCTTGCCCTAGATGAACCCCATCGGCCCCAACCTTAACCGCAAGTTCTATATCGTCATTAATAATTAAGGTGCATTGGAACTTCTCACATAGGGTTTTAATTTTTTTGGCAATCGACAACCGGGAAACACCAGGAATTTCTTTCTCTCGATATTGGAGCAGTCGCACTCCCGCATTCAAAGCGTGTTCTACACAGGTCAGGAGGGACCTTTCCTGGCAGGCGTGTTGATCGGCAATTAGATAGAGTTTAGAAGGAAACATGAAAATTCCCCAATACTAAGGGAATTCTTCCCTTTAGAAAGAAATGGTTTCACTTCTCTTATTCTTAGGGCTTTTTTCAAATCTCTTTTCCGGAAGGACTTGTGAAAAATGACATTTACATCCCCACTTTCTCTTGAGAAAGCAAACGATCTAAAAATTTCGTTGAATACCTTCCCTTTTTGAAATTTGGGTCTGTAAAAATTCGACGGTGAAGGGGAAGAGTTGTCTTGATTCCCTCAACAACAAATTCATCTAAGGCCCTTTGCATTCTTAAAATCGCCTCTGGTCGGTCGACCCCAAACACAATCAATTTTGCAATTAATGAATCATATTGAGGAGGCACAATATAATTGGAAGTAACGGCTCCGTCTACCCTCACCCCAGGTCCCCCCGGAACATGGTAATCCGTGATAATTCCTGGACAGGGGGTAAATCTCTCCGGGCATTCTGCATTTATCCTACACTCAAAACTATGCCCTTTAATATGGACATCCTCCTGATGAATATCAAGGGCATCACCTGCACAAATCTTGATCTGTTCTTTAATCAAATCGATTCCAGTAACCATTTCTGTTACGGGGTGTTCCACCTGAATTCGGGTGTTCATTTCAATAAAATAAAAATTCTGGTCTTGATCTAATAAAAACTCCACGGTCCCCGCATTAACATAACCTACCGTTTTAGCTGCATCTACGGCTATCTTTCCCATCTCCTCCCGCAATTGATCATCCACCGCCGGAGAAGGGGCTTCTTCGACCAATTTTTGATGCCTTCTCTGCACCGAACACTCCCGCTCCCCTAGGAAAAGGGTCCTCCCCTGTGAATCAGCTAATATCTGTGCTTCAACATGCCTGGGTTCCTGATAATATTTTTCAATATAAACGTCTGAATTTCCAAAGGCCCCTTTCGCTTCTGCCTGAGCTGCCTGAAGAGATTGGTTCAACTCATCTTCCTGAAAAACCACCCGCATTCCTCGTCCGCCTCCACCTGCCGAAGCCTTAATGATAATTGGAAACCCAATCCATTTGGAAACCTCCAAGGCTTCCCCCTCACTTGAGACCACACCCGGACTTCCCGGTAGGACCGGGACCCCCGCCTTTTGCATTATTTCCCGGGCTTTTGCCTTATCTCCCATTAACGCTATACTCTCCGGGGATGGACCTATAAATTTTATTCCTGCGGATTGACAGACTTCCGCAAAGTGAGCGTTTTCAGCTAAAAATCCATAACCAGGGTGAATGGCGTCAGATTCGGAAACTTCCGCTGCACTCAAAATGTTGGGAATATTCCGATAACTGAGGGAGTTATCTGCAGGCCCTACGCAAATTTTTTCATCCGCATACCGTAGATGGAGGGAATCCTTATCGATTTCAGAATGAATGGCCACCGTCTTGATCCCCATTTCTTTACAGGCCCTGATAATCCGAATGGCAATTTCTCCACGATTGGCGATAAGGATTTTCCTAAACACTTTTCACCCTTAATTAAACATAATTTTTGAACCCTGAAAAAATTAATTACCTTCCACCAACGGGTTCCTGATTTTTTTAAAGGTAAAGATGCGTTAAATTTTTAAAAAATTTTCAAGCGGGTTGAATTCGAAAAAGAGGGGCACCATATTCAACGGTCTTCGTATTCTCTACCAATATCTCAACGACTTTTCCATCCACTTCGGTCTCAATTTCATTCATCAGTTTCATCGCCTCTACAATGCAAAGGATCTGGCCTTTTTTTACGAAATCTCCTACGTTGACATAAAAATCCGCGTCCGGTGCAGGGGCACGATAAAACGTACCAACAATAGGGGAAGTAATCGTAACCAACCCTGGGGGTTCGGATTGGGTTTTTTCAACCGAAGCAGAACGGCTGCCTTCCTGAAATTTTTGTTGGAACGGAGGAACGCTTATGGAAAGCCCTTGGGGGATTAAACCGGGGGAAGAAGGCGGTAGGATTCGTTTAATTTTCACCCGATAACCTGCCCGTTCAATTTCAAGCTCGGCCACTTCCGTTGACCGCACAAGTTCAATTAATTCCTTCAGCTCTCTAAGGTTCATGGGGTTTCCTATTTAACTCGCTCTACATAGGATCGGGTTCGGGTATCAATTTTTATCATTTCCCCTTCCTCTAAATAAAGGGGAATTTTTACAGTAGCCCCCGTTTCAAGAACAGCTGGTTTTGATCCCCCTGTAGCAGTATCTCCCCGTATCCCTGGGTCGGTTTGTACGATTTTGAGCTCTACAAAAATGGGCAAATCAATTGTTAAAGGTTGGTTATTATGAAATAAAATTTTGATATTCATGTTTTCTTTTAAAAAATCTTTACTTTCCCCTAATTGATTCTCACTTAAAAAAATCTGCTCAAAGGTCACGTTATCCATAAACCAATATTGTTGATCTCCCGAATAAAGGAACTGCATATCTTTTTCTTCCAGCTGCGGCTCATCCAACTTTTCCCCAGGCCGGTAGGTGCGGTCTATCACATTTCCTGTTTTTAAGCTTTTTAATTTGGTTCGAACGAAAGCAGAACCCTTTCCAGGTTTTACATGTTGAAAATCTACTACTATAAAGGGTTCCCCATCAATTTCAATCTTAACCCCATTGCGTATGGCATTCATCGGAATCACAAACCAAAACCTCCACCTTTAAGAACAACTTGGTCTCTTATTTTATACCCGGTCATAAAAAATCACTTCAAATTATGATAATCTCGTCCCCGGAAGACTAAAAACAGAAAACCCCTTCAGGATTTATCAAGTAATACCTTTGGTCATTTCCGTTTCAAATGGTTAATTAGGGCCTGAAGTCCTAAAAGATAGCTATTAACCCCAAAACCCACCACTTGACCCACTGAAACCCCCGCCACATAAGACAAATGGCGAAACCCTTCTCGCGCATAAATGTTTGATAAATGAACCTCCACGGTTGGAATGTTAATCCCTAAGATGGCATCACGAAGGGCAATACTGGTATGGGTATAGGCCGCGGGATTAATTAAAAGGCCATCTAACTTTTGAAAGGCCCTTTGAATAAAATTAACCATCTCCCCTTCTGAATTGGTTTGCCGAATGGAAACCTCAATTCCCTCCATTTTGGAAAATTTTTTTATTTTTTGATCGATCTCCTTCAATCGGAGGGGCCCATAGATTTCTTTTTCTCTGATTCCCAATAGGTTAAGGTTGGGGCCATGCAAAACCAATATTTTCATCTTTTGTTTCAAAAGGCCCCTTCCATGGCCCACAAAACGTTTAACCCATTTATTAATGGATTTTGTAATGAGGACCAATCCTTTTCAAACTAAAGTCCAATTAATTATCCCAATTTCAAATCGGAGCAGGAAGTGTTTCAAATTGGAATGCTCGACAAAAAGAAAAAACACTGAGGAGTTTTATGGGAAAATTTTGCATTTTTTAAAAATTTACTGGTTAACGGTATGAGGGCTATAGTTCTTTTTCTAAATGATACAATTCTTTCTTCATCAAAAAACGTCCTTTTCCAAAATTTCCATCAGACCCTACTACCAATAAAAGGAAATATTCATCATTGATTCGTTTCAAAAGAACAGTCGATTTTTCAGCTACCACAGATAGCTCTCGCATTACACCCATGGATAAAGAATCCGATGTTTTTTCCAACCCTTTAATGACTGAACAGTATTCAGCCCCTAGGGAATGCAGGTCGAGCAAAGGATCTCGTTTATGTTCTTCTACCACAATCCCGTCCATCCCCACGAGGGCAACCCCCATGGAATCTTCCATATTGTTGGTAATCCGCCGAAGGCTTTCTTCAAAGCTCATAAGTTTTCAACCTTTCCTAATATTTGACAACCATTCCTTGAGTCGTTGGATTTTTATAGATTTGGTATCCAATGGAGGACTTTTTTCTTGCCCTTGTTCCCTAATGGCAGGTTTTAAGAGATCCCTTTTCTGGCTATAATTTATCTGTGGTTCTGCAGTTGAGGTCAGGGAACCATCTGGGGTCGGTATTTCACTGGAAAATTCTCTATGGTTTTTCCCGGTTAACAAACTTGCAAGAGTAACTGCGTCATCTAATTTTTGTCTAAAACCCTGATTAGAAGGATCAGATAGTAAAAGCTTTCGGTAAATTTCGATTCCCTTATCATAATAGCCTTGGCGAACATAAAGCTCCGCTAAGGATTCGGTGTCAAAATCATCTTTTTCCAGGGAATCTACCTTCTCTTCGGGTTCCGGCCCTAAGGCCATCGGAGGCTCCATTTTAACAACCGGTTCACTGACTTCACCCGGTGGTCCAACATATTCCCGGGTCTCAGGAACCTCGATGAAAGGGACAGTCGATGGTTCTTCCACCTCTTCAAAACCTTTTTTTTCTTTCTTAATGGAATCCTCTTCCGTTAAAGAGGTAAATGCACTTTCCAGGGATTTTAAATCAACATCGGAATCCTCTGAAATTTCAATTACCCCTCCTTCTTGTTGTTCTGAAACTTCAATCTTATTATCCCCCAAATCCATTTGAGGTATTGGCTCTTCCAAATCTAAATTGATAGATGCGTCAGAGGGGAGTCTGGTTGTGGAATTTCCCTGACCCTCATTTTCAGAAAAAAGCCCTTCCTCCCCTGGGAAATTAAAGGGAGAATCTTCCTTTTCCGAAAAACCTTTCCCGGGTGATGAATCCATAGACGCCTCTTCAGGAATGGCTTTTTCCTGAAAATCCATAGGGCTTTCGCCCTTTAAATTATCGATTTCAAAAGAAACGGATGAATTGGGTTTTTCCTGTTGCATTTCAGGCGAAGATAAATCGATGTCCAGAGGAATATCTTCAGGAGAAGCCTTGGCATCCGTGACCAAGGACGGATTTTGGATTTCAGATTCGGAGGGGGTTATTCCAACTGAGCTCTCCATAACAATCTCTTCCTGTTCCCCTACTATATCCCCTTCTTCCACCCAACCATTTTCAACACTTTCTTGAGTTTTTTTAATATCCACTTCGCCAAAAGGCACTTCACCCATTCTCAAGGACTCACCTTTTTCCTCTTTAGCAGGGAAAACAGAGGTTTCCAGTTCCCCTAGAACCTTTTGCATTTCTGGATCCTTGGGGTTGAGGTTTAAGATCATTCGGCAGGATGCAAGAGCCTGATCGAGCTGGTCCTCTTCACGATATAATTGAACCAGATAACGGTGGGCCAAAACATTATCCGGATTGGCGCTTACCACTTCCTCAAATTCCCTTTTGGCTTCCGCCTTTTTCCCAACCTGCCATAGCAATTTGGCAAGAGAAACATGGGCACCTACATAATTTGGATGATTTTTCAACCCATCGGTTAAAACCAAAAAAGCCTCATCCGTCATACCACATTTCATATATTCTTCTGCAAGGGGAACAAATAACCTGGAGGCGGGATCTCGAGCCATCTTTTCAGTCAATTTAATTATTTCTGGAGATAGGGATTTTTCGCTTCCAGCCATTAAAAATATACCCTTCCGGGTCTTTAGGGGAAAATGAGAAAAAATAAAAAAAGGGGATTCTCATTACAGAGAATAGGCAAAAATCAAAAAAAAGTCAAGAAACATACGAACTTCCACCTTTTCCAACCCTTTTATTAATCCCCCTTGTTATTCCCAAAACCGGTTTGAATACACCGAGGAACTCCAAAATAAACTAATCCGGCCGCTATGGCCTTTCAATTATTCCCTTTCCTGTTTTTTACCTGAACGGCCCTTTTTAAAATCTGCTCAGCCACCTGTTCTTTAGACATCTTGGGTAATTTCTCCACTGAACCAAAACAGTCCATAAGAGTAACAATATTGGTATCTTGGTCGAATCCCGCCCCTTTTTGGGTAACGTCGTTGGCCACAAGAAGATCCATACGTTTACGGATCATTTTCTGTCGAAGTGCTTCAAGGTCCAAGTGGGTTTCTGCCGCAAAGCCTATCAGGACACAATGATTTTTTGATTTTCCCAATTCCTCCAAAATATCCGGAGTTTTTTCAAATTCGAGTTTTAAGAGCCCTTTTCCTTTTTTAATTTTGTCCCCGACATATTTCCGAGGCCGAAAATCAGCCACGGCCGCGGTCATGATCATATAATCAGATTGGGAGTAACGTTCTAGAACGGTCCTTCTCATTTCTTCAGCCGTGGTCACGCTTTTAAATAAAACCCCTTCAGGTTGGGGGATAGCAGTTGGACCACTAATTAATTCAACGGAAGCCCCCAATTTTTTTGCTACTTTTGCCAATGCATAGCCCATTTTTCCGGATGATCGGTTAGAAAAAAAACGAACAGGATCAATTCCTTCCTGAGTAGGCCCGGCTGTAATCAGGATCCTCTCTCCCTTGAATAGGGTATTAATTTTAAAATGGCCCATCACACCATCAATAATCGTTTCAATTTCTGAAAAACGTCCCACTCCCACACCACCGGATGCCAAAAGACCATACTCGGGCCCAATGAAACCTACCCCAGTCTCCCTTAATATTTGAATATTTCTTTGTGTTCTTGGATTTTTCCACATCATTGCTTCCATGGCGGGAACAGCCAAAATGGGTTTATCACTGGACAGAACAATAGAGGATAATAAATCATCGGCTAAGCCATTTGCGATTTTTGAAAGGGAGTGGGCAGTGGCAGGGGCAATTAGGATTAAATCGTTTTCTTCCCCAAGCTGGATGTGAACCATCCCTTCTCGGGAGTGAAATAATTCCTCAAAAACAGGTTTCCCAGAAAGAACTTTAAAAGATAATGGGGTAACAAACTCTTTGGCCCCCCGGGTCATAACCACCGTGACGATTGCCCCAAGCTCCTTTAGCCGCCTTAGCAGGAAAAGGGCTTTATAGGCAGCGATACTCCCGGTCACACCAAGCAAAATTTTCTTGTTATCCAACGGAGGCGTTAAAGGGGATATTTTATTCATGCGGTGTTTTTGGACCGGCTTTTATGTTTTAAACTTAAATTCAAACATTAAAAGGTTCACTCCTTAAAACCTTTTTTATTTAGACTCATTAACCAATTCAACATCCCCTTCACTGGCTCCGGGACCTTTAATTCCGGAGTCATCCACATAAACGCTTAAATCTTTTTTGATTTCACTGGTGTCTTCTTCTTCTGAAAAGACTCTTTTTCGGGCATCTTCTTCCCGAATTCTTTTCATTTCCTTATAAGCCAACCGCGCCTCTTTTCCAACCAGGAATTGAACCTTTCCTAAAAGAATTTCATCCAACGCCACGGTAGTCTCTTTAGTATACCGGCTTCCAGTTATTTTCTTTGCTCCCTCCATTAGTTGTTTCGCCCGCTGAGATCCAATAATCACCAAACGATAACGACTATCAAATTCCAGTTTTTCAAAATCAATAGGTAAAGACACAATTTCCATTTAAAACGCCTCCTTACATTTAATAAAGTTTTCCTCAATCCAACCCAAGTTCATCCTTTTCATTCGAATTCTTTCTGAAACAATAATCGCCTCCAGTTCCCTAAATGCCTTTTTTAAATCATCATTGATAATTAAGTAATAATATTCTCTATAATTCCAAATCTCTTCTTTTGCTTTTTTCAAGCGACGCACTATTTCTTCATGGGATTCGGTTTGCCGTTCCTTTAGCCGGTTTTTTAAATCTTCAAAGGAGGGGGGTAAAACATAAATAAAAACACCTTCCTTATGTCTTTTTTTAAATTGCAACGCCCCCTGAGAATCCACATCTAAAATCACGTCAATTCCCCTGTCAATTAAATCCATTAAAACTTCTCTGGAGGTTCCATAAAGGTTTCCATGGACCTCCGCCCATTCAATAAACTCTTTTCGCTCCACCATCTGTTGAAATTTGGCATTATCCACAAAAAAATAGGATTTTC
Protein-coding sequences here:
- a CDS encoding glucokinase — protein: MLPLPKWLLEEGDPLCLKTLNLFCSIFGAEAGNLALKMFTVGGVYVGGGIAPKILPKLKDGVFMRGFLDKGRYRSMLKEVPVNVILNPRVPLIGAAHFALSHLSH
- a CDS encoding glucokinase, which encodes MILAGDIGGTKTILRLYHHHSGKLQLEKEVKFESRKYLRFEDILPEFFGKGGAPKVESVCLGVAGPVQEGRSKTTNLPWVLEETRISDYFGIHQVKLLNDLEAAAFGVLFLSPDEKEILNLGHNGVKKGNVSVIAAGTGLGEAFLHWDGEGFRPIPSEGGHSDFAPQGETQVALYHFLSSEFGHVSYERILSGPGIFNIYRFLRDTGQINESKWIRDKLKEGDPSATIT
- a CDS encoding SDR family NAD(P)-dependent oxidoreductase, producing the protein MTFPGKDSQVVIITGATGGLGYALAKTFASHGFYIVVHYLHQEKVAKKLAALIQEMGTQALAVRADLQNKIEIAQMSEKTLKRWGKINVLINNASIVSDQMILHMTEKNWDQVISVNLTGTFKTIQAIAPSMVKQRFGHIINISSYTGAHGRSGQSNYSASKAGVMALTKTAALELGSHNILVNTVIPGFLEVGMGNKMTSKQIENIRRDFLLSKSPPIQKITEFIYTVAMMEGVSGQIFNLDSRILY
- the bioD gene encoding dethiobiotin synthase codes for the protein MYKGLFITGTDTGVGKTIVTAGLALALKNTQRNVGVMKPIATGCFKKKEKFESPDTQFLVQASGVTDPLSLITPYCLKTPCSPYWAAKIENRKIRIDRIIDAFSQLSGKHEIVLVEGLGGLMAPITRRILLIDLAKILNLPILIVSRSTLGTINHTLLSIAQAHQRGVPILGLIYNHPQKNKMKLHERVNPRIISSFSKIKNLGTIPYLKDVSVEKRNLKGLKRGFEEMAIEILKNLKKPARGKTGKN
- the thiE gene encoding thiamine phosphate synthase, translating into MFPSKLYLIADQHACQERSLLTCVEHALNAGVRLLQYREKEIPGVSRLSIAKKIKTLCEKFQCTLIINDDIELAVKVGADGVHLGQEDSSVENARIQLGVKAIIGVTVRNVTQALEAQKGGADYIGLGPIYKSPTKQPVHPLGCKIIHKVQDQVKFPIFAIGGISLENVEEVMNAGASGIAVISGILSYPKIGERVHLFLKLLQESAKEINL
- the bioF gene encoding 8-amino-7-oxononanoate synthase, which encodes MVAGFHQEITNLKNQNLLRKLISIEGEQDTTISIGGKTVISLSSNNYLGLANHPALKAVSIQIIQSHGVGAGASRLISGNSILYDQLEEKLSSFKKVPSCLVFNSGYTANISLIPTLSKNKGLILADEFNHASLFEGCRLSSALFRIYHHRDMAHLEKLLKKHSSDKPTLIVTDGVFSMDGDLAPLPSIYDLAQKYNAQIYVDDAHGTGVLGQHGRGTVEHFDLEEKIEFQMATLGKALGTFGGFFTCQSDTRTYLLQKAKSLIFTTALPPFILAASTVAIDWIQNHPELREKLWKNREYFMGGLRSLGFHLTESETPIIPILIGPPGLALTFSQRLLDKGIFAPAIRPPTVPKGTSRIRTTIMATHTLEQMDFVLDSFQSIGKAIGIIK
- the accC gene encoding acetyl-CoA carboxylase biotin carboxylase subunit, yielding MFRKILIANRGEIAIRIIRACKEMGIKTVAIHSEIDKDSLHLRYADEKICVGPADNSLSYRNIPNILSAAEVSESDAIHPGYGFLAENAHFAEVCQSAGIKFIGPSPESIALMGDKAKAREIMQKAGVPVLPGSPGVVSSEGEALEVSKWIGFPIIIKASAGGGGRGMRVVFQEDELNQSLQAAQAEAKGAFGNSDVYIEKYYQEPRHVEAQILADSQGRTLFLGERECSVQRRHQKLVEEAPSPAVDDQLREEMGKIAVDAAKTVGYVNAGTVEFLLDQDQNFYFIEMNTRIQVEHPVTEMVTGIDLIKEQIKICAGDALDIHQEDVHIKGHSFECRINAECPERFTPCPGIITDYHVPGGPGVRVDGAVTSNYIVPPQYDSLIAKLIVFGVDRPEAILRMQRALDEFVVEGIKTTLPLHRRIFTDPNFKKGRYSTKFLDRLLSQEKVGM
- the accB gene encoding acetyl-CoA carboxylase biotin carboxyl carrier protein — encoded protein: MNLRELKELIELVRSTEVAELEIERAGYRVKIKRILPPSSPGLIPQGLSISVPPFQQKFQEGSRSASVEKTQSEPPGLVTITSPIVGTFYRAPAPDADFYVNVGDFVKKGQILCIVEAMKLMNEIETEVDGKVVEILVENTKTVEYGAPLFRIQPA